The DNA window acattaaaaaatacatttttttagatatattgaATAATGTGAAAGACGTGCCTTAAGAATTTTTTAGGATGAGATTTAGGTTTGTTGATGTATAAGTTGGTTTCAAAATACCCTGCATTCTcgacaataacaaaaacaaaagaagaacgAAAAAGCACTCAATTCTTTGTGAGCCACAGTGATGATGGGCTTCTCTTAAGAGCCCATGTAAGTGGGCTACCTAAAATTATGTTCTTTGAACTCACTGAAAGTTTAGCTCAGGATAGGCCCAATCATGTAGCTCCAGAACTCTTTCATCTACGCGCGAGAAGCCTCCAAATTGAACTGCATGCAGCagctttttctttccttcctccCCGCAGTCTCAGACTCCCTCCATTCCTGTACCAAAATGGAAAAACCCCAAGACCACAACGACCAGGAGCCTTCAAAATCCCCCACAACTCCAGCATCACCTACATGCGCCTCCTCAACCAGCGTTAAATGCGCCGGCTCAACCTCCTTCCATCCACCACCCACGCAATCCCCTTGGTCAGAAATTTCCCCTCCTCCAACCTACCGCCCTATCCGTTCTCCGGCTATAAATCCGCCACCAAACACAAATTCCCAAGCCATAATCCTCGCTCCAGTCCCGCAATCCCAAAAGGTGCTCACCATTTCCCTTCCTCACACCTTCCAATCCCCCTCCAAAAAAATCCACTCCCCTGACGACATTCGCCAATTCATCAACTCCGATTCCTCTAAGAACTTCCTTGGCTTCATCGTCTCTCTCTCAGAATCTATACGGTCCCATAAAACCTCCGATTCCTTTCACGAATCCACAACTCTGAAAAAGATTGTGTCTATTATCGAAACCCTAATTCAGTGGACTGAAGAAATCCCTCCGGCTCAACAATCTTCTCGATACGGTAACATCTCTTACCGCACCTGGCATAACCGTTTGGTAGAAAATAGCGAGAGTTTAATGCTTCAGA is part of the Populus trichocarpa isolate Nisqually-1 chromosome 2, P.trichocarpa_v4.1, whole genome shotgun sequence genome and encodes:
- the LOC7495168 gene encoding uncharacterized protein LOC7495168 translates to MQQLFLSFLPAVSDSLHSCTKMEKPQDHNDQEPSKSPTTPASPTCASSTSVKCAGSTSFHPPPTQSPWSEISPPPTYRPIRSPAINPPPNTNSQAIILAPVPQSQKVLTISLPHTFQSPSKKIHSPDDIRQFINSDSSKNFLGFIVSLSESIRSHKTSDSFHESTTLKKIVSIIETLIQWTEEIPPAQQSSRYGNISYRTWHNRLVENSESLMLQILPELLKSSMVEIVPYFTDSFGNSSRIDYGTGHETNFAAWLYCLARMGVIEEVDYQALVSRVFVNYIELMRKLQLVYNLEPAGSHGVWGLDDYHFLPFIFGSSQLINHKFMKPKSIHNEDILENFSNEYMYLSCIVFIKKVKKGLFAEHSPLLDDISGVPNWNKVNSGLLKMYRAEVLEKVPIMQHFLFGSLIQWE